A genomic stretch from Bos javanicus breed banteng chromosome 3, ARS-OSU_banteng_1.0, whole genome shotgun sequence includes:
- the LOC133244115 gene encoding ciliary microtubule-associated protein 3 isoform X1 → MCFSQAETLVNYSFGTCQHRKIFPHFFPSDLLGNKFLPIRGVPHRGPGCYIAEESKDLAYSLAKIPTSIKGYGFGARTAVRFKPKNKDVTPYPGMYQTVNLQEQTHKPNFAPFNTLSPRFRTYSKDPCYPGPGTYKLEKKEPQKVTWPMKFGSPDWSQVPCLQKRTLKTELSTDRDFRKHRNRLAYLSLYYN, encoded by the exons ATGTGCTTCAgccaagcag AGACGCTGGTTAACTACTCCTTTGGAACATGTCAACATAGGAAGATCTTTCCTCACTTCTTTCCCTCAGACTTGCTGGGGAACAAGTTTCTCCCTATTAGGGGAGTGCCCCACAGAGGGCCTGGATGTTATATAGCAGAAGAA AGTAAAGACTTGGCATACAGCCTCGCTAAGATCCCAACCAGTATAAAAGGATATGGTTTTGGAGCCAGAACAGCTGTGAGGTTTAAGCCAAAGAACAAG GATGTGACACCTTACCCAGGCATGTACCAGACAGTCAATCTTCAGGAGCAAACACACAAACCAAATTTTGCTCCATTTAATACCTTGTCACCTCGCTTTCGGACATACTCAAAGGACCCTTGTTATCCTGG ccCTGGCACATATAaactagagaaaaaggaaccccaGAAAGTCACCTGGCCAATGAAATTTGGATCTCCAGACTGGTCTCAGGTTCCATGTCTACAGAAAAGAACCCTGAAAACTGAG CTGTCCACAGACAGGGACTTTAGAAAGCATCGGAACCGTTTGGCCTACCTAAGCTTGTACTACAACTGA
- the LOC133244115 gene encoding ciliary microtubule-associated protein 3 isoform X2: MCFSQAETLVNYSFGTCQHRKIFPHFFPSDLLGNKFLPIRGVPHRGPGCYIAEEDVTPYPGMYQTVNLQEQTHKPNFAPFNTLSPRFRTYSKDPCYPGPGTYKLEKKEPQKVTWPMKFGSPDWSQVPCLQKRTLKTELSTDRDFRKHRNRLAYLSLYYN; encoded by the exons ATGTGCTTCAgccaagcag AGACGCTGGTTAACTACTCCTTTGGAACATGTCAACATAGGAAGATCTTTCCTCACTTCTTTCCCTCAGACTTGCTGGGGAACAAGTTTCTCCCTATTAGGGGAGTGCCCCACAGAGGGCCTGGATGTTATATAGCAGAAGAA GATGTGACACCTTACCCAGGCATGTACCAGACAGTCAATCTTCAGGAGCAAACACACAAACCAAATTTTGCTCCATTTAATACCTTGTCACCTCGCTTTCGGACATACTCAAAGGACCCTTGTTATCCTGG ccCTGGCACATATAaactagagaaaaaggaaccccaGAAAGTCACCTGGCCAATGAAATTTGGATCTCCAGACTGGTCTCAGGTTCCATGTCTACAGAAAAGAACCCTGAAAACTGAG CTGTCCACAGACAGGGACTTTAGAAAGCATCGGAACCGTTTGGCCTACCTAAGCTTGTACTACAACTGA